The DNA segment TGCGGGAGCCCCGGAGGAAGAGCCGGATCTGTCTCGGGACATTCTCGACGCCGGAGATGGCCGCCAGGGCGCACGACGTGACCGCCATGGCGCTCCGGGGCCAGTCGGCCCAGCTCAACTTCCCCGACTCGGCCTGGACGGTGCCCCGAGCGAGGTCGGCCGTCCCGGAGGACATCCGCCGCGCCGCGACCCAGGCGGCCGAAGGGTCTGCTCCCTCCGAACAGTCACCGCCTGTAGAGGCGCCAACGACATCCCGAAGAACTCCGGGAAGGGATGCAagggcggcggaggcggaggctgCAGCGCCGCGGCCAGCTCCGGTGTTCGTGGACGAAGAGGCGGTGTTCAACATGCCGGGGTTGATGGAGGACATGGCAAGGGGAATGCTGGTGACGCCGCCGTCGATGCAGAGAGGGGTCGATTGGGACGGCGCCAGCGACGAATGCGTCTGGGACCTGTCGCTTTGGACGGACGAGCTGTGAAGCGTGACACAGTGATAAGCcttctctttcttccttctcGTAGTTGGATTCATAGCAAACACCAATGAAATCCTTCACACTGTCTTGGCTTTCACAAAGCGTGCAAATTAAAGAGAATCTTGTGATGCTATCAACTCATAGCTGACGTGAAAGAAATTTGTTTCATATCTAAAAGAGACGGTGTGCAGATGTACTCTTTTGCTTCGAATATGAACGCACGCACCTCATGATCTTTGGAAGCTaatattaaatttaattcaaattttaaaatttttacggCTAATATTAAATTGATTAAAATCAATATCATCTTATATGCTTTGAGGTTTTTTGCCGGCTAATATTATTGGTAATTCGTGTCTAAGAATAAGAACTTAAACAACAGTCCATCTCTTTTATTTATCCAAGTAATATAGCATTACTCTACATGAagatttaataatataaaattttacatttttcgatttttttactatttaataatgaaatattattttgcataaaaatatatttttcgaatAAGATTATAATATGTTTTAGAGataccaaaaatattataattttatttagaaaCATGTAACAAAGCATAGTATAGTAGATTGATGGTGACGTCCGCGCGTATCGCAAGGCGTGCCACGACGGAGAAGACGACTCGTTTGCCGCCATATCTTTCCACCGATCCCGTTCGGTCGAGTTCGGACGGCACCGGTTGCAGCCTCCCCCGGGCTTGCTGAGATTTCACCCCCGGGGAAGAGGGGGAGGCGACGGCGGAGCAGGACGCAGCATGCTCCCATTGGGCCAACAAAGGTGAGTCTTTTGGACGGTCCTGTGGCTTTCCATCTTGGGGTGCGACACCTCCACTGTGAGTGTCGTCATCCGAGGACCACGGCGGCGATAACGCGCTgcgctcatcatctaataatcggGTTTGGGTACGGAGGAGGTAGGGGAAGAGAGAGATGAGTTATGGCTGCATATACTGCTTCCCCCAGATGCAGACCAGACGAGCAACCCGCTTCGTCCATGTCTGCCTTCCCCATGTATATCTGAGAGTTCGCTGCTTCCCTTGCTTCAGAGTTCGTAACATACCAATATATACCCCTTGTGTTCCGCGTCCGCAGCGGCCAGGAAGAGCGGACATGAGAGAGAGCAGGAAGGCTCGGCCCGAGCGGTCGGCTTCGTTCCACGGCCGGACGACGACGTTAACGGCCTCCCCGCTGGACCGCAGCCAGATTCGGCGGCCTAAGACCCAGCCGGAACTGCTGCCCCGGGGGAGGAGCGGCGGGGGAGAGGAGCGGAGGTTTCCGGCGAAGGTGCTTGTGAACGTGTCCGTGCAGCGCAGCCTGGGGCCGGTGCAGGTGATGGCGTCCGCGGAGTGGAGCGTCGGGGACCTGGTGGCCGCCACGGTCCGGCTCTACGTGAAGGAGGGGCGGCGGCCACCCATCCCCACGGCGGAGCCTTCCGCCTTTGGCCTCCATTACTCCCAGTTCAGCCTCGAAGGTAAGCAAAGCCCATCTCCCAACACAGAACGTATCATGTTCGTGCCACTTTGATGATGCCGATGATCATTACCAGGTCTGGATCCGGAGGAGAAGTTGATGGGGTTGGGCTCAAGGAACTTCTTCCTCTGCCTCAACCCCGTCCCTGTTTCAGAAGCAGCAAGCGCAGCAGCAACAGCTACCGCTGCCTCTGCAACTGGTTCTCGCTTCAAACAAGCCGAGAAGTCATCAGAGATCGGCATCTCCTGCTTCAGTTTCATGGACTTCTTGCTATAGTTGGGTATCTTGCTATATACGATGATCTGTGTTGACGTGATTCCTCGCATGCGTCTCCCGTGCGCCACAATTCCTCGTGTTTAATCTCCATTCTCCAAACCACAAACGTACGCCAGATGTTTGACAAAATACGCATGCATATGTTACATCGCCTGCACAATTGCGAGCCACAACCGAATGGATATCATGTCGCCCAGAGACAACCAAGAACAACAGGACAAGGAAGCTACTACTACTGTGTCTCACCAATGCGGTGGATAATGTAGCCGATATCAACAAGGCGAAGCTGACCTGCGTACTTTGATCCAACCCGCGAGGATCCGTAGAAGGCTTTGCCTCGAGAGGCGATGATACTGATGACCTCAGCCGGAATAATCCCGGTATAATCTCGTAAAGTGAAGGGAGGATGACAAATGGCTATTTGCCCATTTGTCCTTTGGCTCATTGAAGAGGCAGAGAAAGATGAAGATGGAGCTGGATAAGAGCCATCATGTCACCGTGACCTTGTCCCAAGTACATGAATGAGAGATCTCTGCGGGTAATTCCGGCCTGTCACACAAGCAACTTGCGCGCATGAGGCAGGTGAAATCGGAAACGTGGCTGGGTCGGGTGCGGCTCACCAGAGGGAGCAGACGGAGGAAGGACGGCGCAACCGGGACGACAAAACCTGCCACCGTCGGGGTTCTGGCCTTCGAGGTGGGGCGGTACATGTCCAAGGTCGCCCAGCTGTGGCACGCCCTCAGCGACGACCACGTCGGCCGGATGCGCGAGGAGGTCCTCCGCCTTGAGGGCGTCCGGAAGCTCGTTTCCGACGACGAAGGGTTCCTCCTCGCGCTCGCCCTCGCCGAGATGACCGACGTCCTCGGGTCCCTCGCCCGCTCGGTGGCCTGCCTCGCGTGGAGGTGCTCCGACCCTGTGCTGCGGCGGTTCGACGCCGAGTTCGCGAACCTGGTACAGAACGGCGATGACCCCTTCGGCTTTGAGTACGCCGGGCGGAAGATGGAGCGCAAAGTGAAGAAGATGGAGAAGTTCGTCGCGACGGGCACGAACCTATACCAGGAGCTCGAGTTGCAGGCGGAGCTTCAGCAGGGGCTGCGGCGGATGCTGGCCAACCCCGATGCCTGCCGCCCTCAGGACAGCGTCACCTGTTTCCGGAATAAAGTGGTGAGGCACCGGCAACAGCTGAAGCACCTGCGCGAGACTTCCCTGTGGGTTCGGACCTACGATTACGTTATCCGGCTGCTGGCCCGGTCCCTCTTCTCGATCATCGGAAGGATGCGACTAGTGTTCGGATTCCGGAAGTTCAATATGACGCCATTGCTTCTCAACAGAGCTGCTGAAGCAAGCCCAGAGGCTAACCCACAAGGCAGCAATAGCACGGTGAACATGAATCTTTCAtcgtctatgatcgatcccaggtCTCAGCAACAAAATGCTCCGGCCTCCACCCTCGGCGCTGCAGCGCTAGCGCTGCACTACGCAAATGTGATCGTCCTGATCGAGAAGCTTGCGACGTCTGCCCATTTGATGGACGCAGATGCGAGGGATGATCTATACAGCATGTTAACCACAAGCATAAAAGCAGCGCTCAGAGACAGGCTGGAACCCTACGGGAAGAACTTGGCACCACCAGCTCGCAATCCCGCCCTCGCGGCCGAGTGGACTGCGACGGTGACAGGGATGTTGGAACGGCTGGCGCCGCTCGCTCACAACATGATCCGGTGGCAGTCCGACCGGAGCTTCGAGCATCAGAGTTCGGTTCCAAGCTCCGGCATTCTTCTGCTACAGACACTTTACTTTGCAGACCAGAAGAAGGCAGAGGATGCCATTACTGAACTGCTTGTTGGTTTGACCTATTTATGGAGATACCGGCTTATTTATTAGAACAGGACCGAAACGTCTCATGGAACCGAAAATTCAGAAACCGGACCCTTGGCCGGTACTGTCTGTGATCGGGTCGATTGTGAGAATAAACCGACTGAACCGGTAGACAATATCGGGTTAATAGTGGCCCTTGAGATCCGGCCCAATAAGCAGAACAGCCTGGTTTTATCATCAGATATTATTATTTATGTTAGTGTGAACAaccttatgccgtggcctcggggtcgacgcggcttgtgtcgggtccgaatggcgggggatCTCGTTATTGCTGAAGTGGCCGATCGCGCGGATCAGATCGCGTCGGGGTTCGTCAGGGCATTCCGTAGAGCAGGCCTCCTCTGCTCTACGTCCCGGGGGCGCTAATCTCGTCTtctcacctgcacacaggtcgggtcggaagctcggcccgacccctccgacgatcaagttagtgatgtgaAGTGGTCTGTTTGCGCGTGTTTTTTTCTTCCCCCTTGCCCCTCTTAGGAGCGGGGTTTTTATAGGGTGATTTACCGTGTCTGATGTGCCTGCTTGCAGGGAGCatgtagcgtctgacactggtgctagcgtggcgtgaaggaccgagtCTGAGTAGATCGGTAATGGGCCTCGGTCTGCGTTCTGGTTCGTTTGACCAGGTTCCGTCGGGTCGGTTGAGGTGTGAGGCGTCGTCTGGGACAGTTGACGTCTACCCGGGTCTTGTCACcatttattaccctcatcatattcccccccgaagGAAGTCATGCGTCGGCTGTTGCTGGGGAGTCCAAGGCGTGGCTTTGGTTTTGAGAAACTGTACCGGCCGGGCATTTTGCCGGTCCGACTAAGAGGGGTTAGATATGCAGCAGTGACCCTAGGTAgggtgcggccgaggagcacagctCAGTCGAGCAAGCCGAACAGAAGCTATGGTTTCGGGAAGCATTAAGCCGagaagcacgacgtaggcgggcaggtcGCGTAGGTGTGttctcgggcgacatgaggccgaggagcatgacaaaGGCGAGCGGGCCGCACAGGTGTGTTCTCGGACGACATGagcccgaggagcacgacgcaggcgggcaggccgcgcaggtgtgttctcgggaggcatggggccgaggagcacagctcAGTCGAGCAAGCCGAACAGAAGCTGTGGTTTCGAGaagcatgaagccgaggagcacgacgcaggcgggcatgcCGCACAAGTGTGTTTTCGGGcgacgtgaggccgaggagcacgacgcaggcgggcaggccacgcaggcgtgTTTTCGAGtggcgtgaggccgaggagcacgacgcaggcgggcaggccgtgcaggtGTGTTATCGGgcggcatgaggccgaggagaacgacgcaggcgggcaggccgcgcaggtgtgttctcGGGCGACgtaaggccgaggagcacgacgcaggcgggcaagccgcgcaggtgtgttctcGGGCGGCATAAgcggcatgaggccgaggagcacgacgcaggcgggcaggccgcacaggtgtgttCTCGGGTGACGTGagtccgaggagcacgacgcaggcaggcaggccgcgcaggtgtgttttCGGGcgacgtgaggccgaggagcacgacgcaggcgatcaAGCTGCGCAGGTGTGTTCTCGGGCgatgtgaggccgaggagcacgacgcaggcgggcaggccgcgtaggtgtgttcTCGGgcggcatgaggccgaggagcacaacgtaagcgggtaggccgcgcaggtgtgttcgCGGgcggcatgaggccgaggagcacgacgcaggcggacaggccgcgcaggtgtgttcgCGGGCGGCATGAggtcaaggagcacgacgcaggcgggcaagggccgaggggccgaggagcacagctcAGACGGGCTACGCCCGAGGAGCTACTTGTGTTGTTGTCCCTCCATGCCCATTTAACAGCGGCGGGGGCTGAGAACTTCTGTGCCTTATTGCCTCTTTGCGGGGGAGTTCGTTGCGTCTGCAGCACGCCTTTAGACGTCAAGATCGAGGCATCAAGGCTCTGCCGCTTCCTTGCCCCGGAGTCGCCACGTCAGGCCTTCATTATGGTGGGACGTCCCTTGGCATTCCTAACGGGACGTGACGACTATACACGTGCGTGGGTGGGTTGTCATCCATTCTCGGGAGGCGAAGGGGTGCTGGTTCTGGCgggatatcttctttaaatatcgAGCGTCCGGCTTTGTTCCCATCTCTCGCTACTGAGTTTTCCTCTTCGGGTCTCGCCATCCTCTTTCCAGTCGTCCTCCTCGCCTCCTGCGTCGCCTTATTTTCCCTAGTAGCCCCTTCCCGTTAAGGTCAGTGAGGATGacgtcctcttcttcctccccttcttcttccaatAGAGCTAGGGAAGGCTCTCCTCTGCCATCCCCCGACCAATCCTCCGACGAGGAAGCGGCGCGGGCTCTAGAGGCtttaatgtggccgcacgaccttgaCTCCACCATGAGCGGGCCATCGTTGAGGAGACTCCGGGAACGCTATAGTATCCCGGAGGATTATACCCTCAGCGCCCCCGAACCGGGGCAGCGAGCCTACGACCCGGTTCCGAAGGGTTTTGCGTTAACCCTAGACGCCCTAGAGGCGGGCTTGCGCCTTCCCTTGCACCCACTCATCGTGTCTTGTATTTctctctggcggatttcgccGTCCCAGGTGGCGCCGAACTCTTGGCGCTACCTAGTGGTGTTCCTGGGGGAATGCCACTACGCCAATATCACCCCCACTCTCAATCTGTTCCTTTCTTGTTACCgtctttccaaggggtcggggggttaTTTCCTGTCTGCCCGAGCGGGTTTTCGAGTCGGGGGGGCCCCTTCCAgcaacaaagggtggaaggggaggtttttttatgtCAGCAGTGCAAGGGATTAGGGTTTTGGGGTTTGGTGGTCCGCGAGAGCGATTGACAACACTGTCTCGAGCCTGAGCGAAGAAGAGCGCCGGGGTCTAGGGAGGCTTAAAGAGGTTCTCCCCAGTTCCCAGGCCATCTGAAATATGACCGAGCGGTGGCTGGTCAAGGCGGGTCTCAGTCCGACGCCTCGGGGTATGTTAATAGCGCTTGGTTCGGGTATTGCATGGCTCAATCTTAATACTAACTTTTACCCTATTTCTTGCAGAAATGAACCTTCGATCCCTTCTAGGCGGTCGGGCGTCGCCGACTTCTCCTCCAATTCCGTCAGTCGAC comes from the Musa acuminata AAA Group cultivar baxijiao chromosome BXJ2-8, Cavendish_Baxijiao_AAA, whole genome shotgun sequence genome and includes:
- the LOC135619509 gene encoding uncharacterized protein At4g22758-like codes for the protein MSYGCIYCFPQMQTRRATRFVHVCLPHVYLRVRCFPCFRVRNIPIYTPCVPRPQRPGRADMRESRKARPERSASFHGRTTTLTASPLDRSQIRRPKTQPELLPRGRSGGGEERRFPAKVLVNVSVQRSLGPVQVMASAEWSVGDLVAATVRLYVKEGRRPPIPTAEPSAFGLHYSQFSLEGLDPEEKLMGLGSRNFFLCLNPVPVSEAASAAATATAASATGSRFKQAEKSSEIGISCFSFMDFLL
- the LOC103994755 gene encoding dehydration-responsive element-binding protein 1F-like, which codes for MNCDNSSSSSSSSVSTSSSSSSTTRNQHQPKRKAGRKKFRETRHPVYHSVPESRGGRWACEVREPRRKSRICLGTFSTPEMAARAHDVTAMALRGQSAQLNFPDSAWTVPRARSAVPEDIRRAATQAAEGSAPSEQSPPVEAPTTSRRTPGRDARAAEAEAAAPRPAPVFVDEEAVFNMPGLMEDMARGMLVTPPSMQRGVDWDGASDECVWDLSLWTDEL
- the LOC135619508 gene encoding protein PSK SIMULATOR 1-like, producing MRQVKSETWLGRVRLTRGSRRRKDGATGTTKPATVGVLAFEVGRYMSKVAQLWHALSDDHVGRMREEVLRLEGVRKLVSDDEGFLLALALAEMTDVLGSLARSVACLAWRCSDPVLRRFDAEFANLVQNGDDPFGFEYAGRKMERKVKKMEKFVATGTNLYQELELQAELQQGLRRMLANPDACRPQDSVTCFRNKVVRHRQQLKHLRETSLWVRTYDYVIRLLARSLFSIIGRMRLVFGFRKFNMTPLLLNRAAEASPEANPQGSNSTVNMNLSSSMIDPRSQQQNAPASTLGAAALALHYANVIVLIEKLATSAHLMDADARDDLYSMLTTSIKAALRDRLEPYGKNLAPPARNPALAAEWTATVTGMLERLAPLAHNMIRWQSDRSFEHQSSVPSSGILLLQTLYFADQKKAEDAITELLVGLTYLWRYRLIY